From a region of the Dickeya poaceiphila genome:
- the btuC gene encoding vitamin B12 ABC transporter permease BtuC, with protein MQLTPVGYTQLKHQQRRRDRQRLLGLWLLLVLGIIVSLCVGERWIGPTHWFDSESSLFIWQLRLPRTLAVMLVGAGLAMGGAVMQAVFDNPLAEPGLLGVSSGAGVALVLAVLIGHGMLPVWSLSLCAIAGALLVTLLLLRFSRAGVSNTRLLLIGVALSIICSAMMTWAVYFSTSLDLRQLMYWMMGGFSGVDWRYGALMLLMFPLLVWLACCGGVLNQLALGEPAARQLGVAVVYWRNVLVLAMGALLGMSVALAGVIGFVGLVIPHILRLCGLTDQRYLLTGCGLAGAVVLMLADTLARTLLATAELPVGVVTATLGSPWFIWLLLRHQA; from the coding sequence GGGGTTATGGCTGCTGCTGGTGCTGGGAATCATCGTGAGCTTGTGCGTCGGTGAGCGTTGGATTGGCCCAACGCATTGGTTCGATTCGGAATCCTCCTTATTTATCTGGCAACTCAGACTGCCGCGCACGCTGGCGGTGATGCTGGTGGGGGCCGGGCTGGCGATGGGCGGTGCGGTGATGCAGGCGGTGTTCGATAACCCATTGGCCGAGCCGGGGTTGCTTGGCGTTTCCAGCGGCGCGGGCGTGGCACTGGTCTTGGCAGTGTTGATCGGCCATGGAATGTTGCCGGTCTGGAGCCTTAGCCTGTGCGCCATCGCCGGTGCGCTGTTGGTGACCTTACTATTGCTGCGTTTTTCCCGTGCTGGGGTGTCTAACACGCGGTTGCTACTGATTGGTGTGGCGCTGAGCATTATTTGCAGCGCGATGATGACCTGGGCGGTTTATTTCAGCACCAGCCTTGATTTACGCCAGCTAATGTACTGGATGATGGGCGGGTTCAGTGGCGTGGACTGGCGTTACGGCGCATTAATGCTACTGATGTTCCCTTTGCTGGTTTGGCTGGCGTGTTGCGGCGGGGTGCTAAACCAGTTGGCGCTGGGCGAACCGGCTGCCCGGCAATTAGGCGTTGCGGTAGTCTACTGGCGTAATGTGCTGGTTTTGGCGATGGGAGCGCTACTGGGCATGAGTGTAGCGCTGGCTGGCGTGATTGGTTTTGTCGGATTGGTTATCCCGCATATTTTGCGCTTGTGTGGCTTGACCGATCAGCGCTATCTATTAACCGGATGTGGGCTGGCTGGCGCAGTGGTGCTGATGCTGGCAGATACGCTGGCGCGTACTTTGCTGGCCACGGCGGAATTGCCGGTTGGCGTGGTCACCGCCACACTGGGATCACCCTGGTTTATCTGGCTGCTGCTGCGCCATCAGGCGTGA